From Alteromonas australica, one genomic window encodes:
- a CDS encoding saccharopine dehydrogenase family protein, with protein MSNEREFDVVIYGATGFTGKLVAEYFHAQYKDNNQVKWAIAGRNAEKLDDIKASLGISENVSTIVADGGDADALDALTKRTQVVLTTVGPYQLYGEPLLKACVDNGTGYTDLCGEPAWMHQMIGKYQTKAKETGANIVFSCGFDSVPFDLGVFYLQQHAHAKTGEPIDYVKGRVRKMQGTFSGGTAASLKATMAAAHKDKSIMSALINPYSLADMNNKAPQPDGTKPYYDEELGTWVAPFIMAAINTKNVHRTNFLNDYAYGDAFQYDEMMMTGPGEKGEAMAKHVANDKSLASDKGPKPGEGPSKEERENGFYDVLFVGQATNGDTLAVSVKGDKDPGYGSTCKMISESALCLCQDVTLPGGFYTPAAALGQNLIQRLEEKAGLTFTIESE; from the coding sequence ATGAGTAATGAACGGGAATTTGATGTTGTCATATACGGCGCAACAGGCTTTACCGGCAAACTGGTTGCAGAATACTTTCACGCCCAATACAAAGACAATAACCAAGTAAAATGGGCGATTGCTGGGCGTAATGCTGAGAAGCTAGATGACATAAAAGCATCACTAGGCATAAGTGAAAACGTTTCTACCATTGTCGCCGATGGTGGCGACGCTGATGCACTCGATGCCTTAACAAAACGCACCCAAGTGGTATTAACAACGGTGGGGCCATATCAACTATATGGAGAACCATTGCTAAAAGCCTGTGTAGACAACGGGACGGGTTACACGGATTTGTGTGGGGAGCCCGCATGGATGCATCAAATGATTGGCAAATACCAAACTAAGGCAAAAGAAACTGGCGCGAATATCGTATTCTCATGCGGCTTTGATTCAGTACCTTTCGATTTGGGCGTGTTTTATTTACAACAGCATGCACATGCAAAAACCGGCGAGCCCATTGATTATGTAAAAGGCAGAGTACGTAAGATGCAAGGCACATTTTCTGGCGGCACCGCGGCGAGCCTTAAAGCCACTATGGCGGCAGCGCATAAAGACAAGTCCATCATGTCTGCCCTTATCAACCCTTACTCTCTTGCAGACATGAACAATAAAGCGCCACAACCTGACGGCACCAAACCTTACTATGATGAGGAACTTGGCACCTGGGTAGCCCCTTTTATCATGGCAGCAATTAATACCAAAAATGTTCATCGCACTAACTTCTTAAATGACTATGCGTATGGAGATGCGTTTCAATACGACGAAATGATGATGACAGGCCCCGGCGAAAAGGGAGAAGCTATGGCGAAACACGTCGCCAATGATAAATCTTTAGCCAGCGACAAGGGCCCAAAACCCGGTGAAGGACCAAGTAAAGAGGAACGAGAAAATGGGTTTTATGATGTTCTATTTGTAGGCCAAGCCACCAATGGTGACACCCTAGCGGTTTCGGTAAAGGGCGATAAAGATCCCGGATACGGCTCTACATGTAAAATGATATCAGAATCTGCGCTGTGTCTTTGTCAGGATGTCACTTTACCTGGCGGCTTTTATACGCCAGCAGCAGCCCTTGGGCAAAATCTCATTCAGCGGCTAGAAGAAAAAGCCGGCTTAACATTTACCATAGAGTCTGAATAA
- a CDS encoding pyridoxal phosphate-dependent aminotransferase: protein MRQHNNQNLQPENNSRRQWLKSVGLGAGAVALTSSVDSFVKDLHAAGMPTEHFPSATPNVNDGLVRLSSNENAFGPSKKAAKAMQSELLNLARYTDATVDVLAKKIAKQEGVLPEQVVITNGSSPILFGYADWITKNGNKLVTSMATYEGIPRGAEFMGADVTYVPLAADMTFDLDAIEAAVTEDTTAVYVCNPNNPTGSMVDAAKLTAFAKRVSKKAQVFIDEAYIEMSDAYPANVQSKLVAEGHNVVICRTFSKIHAMAGQRLGYAIMPAEQATSMGRLLRMGGVNYLALVAGMASMDDHENLNVMRKRIKIERDKLIGAAEALGQPYAKHPQGNFVYLDTGMPHDKFAEKMKAQGIKVVGRTWPGYDTWSRISVGTPAETDACVKALKVVLA from the coding sequence ATGCGTCAACATAACAATCAAAACCTCCAACCCGAGAACAATTCACGCAGGCAATGGCTTAAGTCGGTCGGTTTAGGCGCAGGCGCTGTTGCGTTAACTTCAAGCGTTGATTCTTTCGTTAAAGATTTACACGCAGCGGGTATGCCTACGGAACATTTTCCTTCGGCTACACCAAACGTGAATGACGGTCTTGTTAGGCTTTCGTCAAACGAAAATGCGTTTGGTCCATCGAAAAAAGCCGCTAAGGCAATGCAAAGCGAATTGCTTAACTTAGCGCGTTATACCGACGCCACTGTAGACGTGCTAGCGAAAAAGATTGCAAAGCAGGAAGGTGTACTCCCTGAGCAAGTCGTAATTACTAACGGCTCATCACCCATCTTATTTGGCTATGCAGATTGGATAACCAAAAACGGTAATAAATTGGTTACGTCAATGGCTACCTATGAAGGGATCCCTCGGGGGGCAGAATTCATGGGCGCAGATGTGACTTACGTTCCTTTAGCTGCCGATATGACATTTGATTTAGACGCGATAGAGGCTGCGGTAACAGAAGATACAACGGCGGTGTACGTGTGTAACCCAAATAACCCTACGGGGAGCATGGTAGATGCGGCTAAACTGACGGCATTTGCTAAGCGCGTGTCGAAAAAAGCGCAAGTGTTTATTGATGAAGCTTATATTGAAATGTCAGACGCATACCCCGCAAATGTGCAATCTAAACTTGTTGCTGAGGGGCATAACGTTGTGATTTGTCGCACCTTTTCGAAAATTCATGCCATGGCTGGGCAGCGTTTAGGTTACGCAATCATGCCTGCAGAACAGGCTACTTCAATGGGTAGACTGTTAAGAATGGGGGGCGTGAATTATTTAGCGCTTGTTGCAGGCATGGCGAGTATGGACGACCATGAAAACCTTAATGTTATGCGTAAGCGCATTAAAATTGAGAGAGATAAATTAATTGGTGCAGCCGAAGCCCTAGGTCAACCTTATGCTAAGCACCCGCAAGGCAATTTTGTTTACCTAGATACAGGAATGCCACATGATAAATTTGCAGAAAAGATGAAAGCGCAAGGCATTAAAGTGGTAGGCAGAACATGGCCTGGTTACGACACTTGGTCGCGAATTAGTGTAGGAACACCTGCTGAAACAGATGCGTGTGTGAAGGCGCTAAAGGTGGTTTTAGCTTAA
- a CDS encoding DUF7218 family protein: MAKDHGNQIKNEETYEALRDEGYSKEKSARIANAQANNSQSPSQKGGKAEKYEKRTKKELYERAKEVGIDGRSSMSKSELIDALRHH, translated from the coding sequence ATGGCGAAGGATCACGGGAATCAAATTAAGAACGAAGAGACCTATGAAGCATTAAGGGATGAGGGCTATAGCAAGGAGAAGTCTGCTCGCATTGCAAACGCTCAAGCCAACAACAGCCAATCGCCTTCCCAAAAGGGAGGAAAGGCAGAAAAATATGAAAAGCGCACGAAAAAGGAACTGTATGAGAGGGCAAAAGAAGTGGGTATCGACGGCCGTTCATCCATGTCGAAAAGTGAGCTGATAGACGCTCTTCGACATCACTAA
- a CDS encoding sulfotransferase family 2 domain-containing protein, which yields MISHKFKCVFVHVPKTAGQSVEQFFKEKLEVNEKYCEELLITKNDDPAKGPARLAHLRSEEYVACGHLDEDAYQHYFTFGFVRNPWQRLVSEYLHKKIDRKMSLKEFVLEGLPDPDPLCDAYRHVIPQYDFLFDANGNQNVDYIGRFEHLHESFAVICNKLELGAAQLPHKNSSYSPRRALLRKCRHMFSGQKSRVKKHYTEYYDDELLKVVNTMYAKDIEQFGYVFGQ from the coding sequence ATGATTTCTCATAAATTCAAATGTGTATTTGTACATGTCCCTAAAACAGCTGGACAAAGCGTAGAACAGTTTTTTAAAGAAAAACTTGAAGTGAACGAAAAGTACTGCGAGGAATTACTGATTACAAAAAATGACGACCCCGCAAAAGGGCCGGCTCGATTAGCGCACTTGCGTAGTGAAGAATATGTTGCATGTGGGCACCTAGATGAAGACGCCTATCAGCACTATTTTACCTTTGGTTTTGTACGTAACCCCTGGCAAAGACTCGTTTCCGAATATCTGCATAAGAAAATAGATCGCAAAATGTCATTAAAAGAGTTTGTCCTTGAAGGTTTACCAGACCCTGATCCCCTCTGTGATGCCTATCGACATGTTATTCCACAGTACGATTTTCTCTTTGATGCAAATGGGAACCAGAACGTAGATTACATTGGACGCTTTGAACATTTACACGAATCCTTTGCGGTTATCTGCAATAAATTAGAATTGGGCGCGGCTCAGTTACCTCACAAAAATTCCTCTTATAGCCCTCGACGTGCCTTGCTACGTAAATGTAGGCACATGTTTAGCGGGCAAAAGTCTCGCGTGAAAAAACATTATACTGAGTATTATGACGATGAACTGCTCAAGGTAGTGAACACTATGTACGCTAAAGATATTGAACAATTCGGCTATGTGTTTGGGCAATAG
- the recD gene encoding exodeoxyribonuclease V subunit alpha yields MTKNRRIATDIFNGLYGIEAIDKFIAIEFALTESLDEKENEIWLHLLVALSYMQRNGHSCLPLNVLAGCTWFSDPGLSDVVEDTDTKTVDEVKVGYRFCALTPLIGVVKKALLAPNISSLFVYSQGVFYSRRYFEFEQEVAGQLANRTRFVNLEEQALSQVKALWPAMFPTSMQAHQDWQQIAVAKSLVQHFSVINGGPGTGKTYTVLRLILALQAMDAGLNIVLAAPTGKAQQRMTESILSNIAGLRGKVDDTYLNRVPTTATTLHRLLGIREYTVATKYDQYNPLNLDVLIVDEASMVDLALMTRIMRALPDHARLYFIGDADQLPAVELGNVLEQLVGHSAHDAPHANLDEAKLGAVPTPLRQHIASLCPHLPLLPVDEDAKTWVHTLQAPQRFKGQIAKVATAIQKGEADAALANITPGVDELADSTTYVSVLQSGVTMRSEQDISKVQLQRMAKESYATVFAATTVDDALKRLNKVRWLTPIRNGSMGVEGLNTLIYDAIKHNIVRREGSFYQGQPIMITKNNHPQRLSNGEVGIIWPDSSGKLYAWFETQEGDLRHIALSRVPQYETVYAMTIHKSQGSEFDNVVLLLPKPESAKSASLFHRGLVYTGLTRAKKGCLIIADSPTFKDMVINLDTRYSGLANAISEKTMGLSEVSQ; encoded by the coding sequence ATGACAAAGAATAGACGGATTGCCACGGACATTTTCAATGGGCTATATGGTATTGAGGCCATAGACAAATTTATTGCAATAGAATTTGCCTTAACTGAAAGCTTAGATGAAAAAGAAAATGAAATTTGGCTGCATCTGTTAGTTGCGCTTTCTTATATGCAGCGCAATGGACACAGCTGTTTACCGTTAAACGTATTGGCAGGTTGTACATGGTTTAGTGATCCCGGTCTTTCTGATGTTGTTGAAGACACCGACACAAAAACCGTAGACGAGGTAAAAGTGGGTTATCGTTTTTGCGCCCTCACGCCCTTAATTGGTGTGGTGAAAAAGGCGTTGTTAGCGCCCAATATTTCCTCGCTGTTTGTTTATTCTCAAGGCGTATTTTATAGCCGTCGGTATTTTGAATTTGAACAGGAAGTGGCAGGGCAATTAGCGAATAGAACGCGCTTCGTTAATCTGGAAGAGCAAGCACTTAGCCAAGTTAAAGCATTGTGGCCAGCAATGTTCCCTACGAGTATGCAGGCGCACCAAGACTGGCAACAGATTGCAGTAGCTAAAAGCTTAGTTCAGCATTTTAGTGTGATAAATGGAGGGCCTGGTACGGGTAAAACCTATACGGTGCTTCGCTTAATATTAGCATTGCAAGCCATGGATGCAGGGCTAAATATTGTGCTCGCAGCGCCTACAGGTAAAGCACAACAGCGGATGACAGAGTCCATTCTAAGCAATATTGCTGGTCTACGTGGCAAAGTAGACGATACTTACTTAAATCGTGTACCCACCACAGCGACCACCTTACACCGATTGTTGGGCATTCGAGAATATACGGTGGCGACGAAATACGATCAATACAACCCTTTAAACCTTGATGTATTGATTGTTGATGAAGCCAGTATGGTTGATTTAGCCTTGATGACAAGAATAATGCGGGCCCTTCCTGATCACGCGCGACTCTACTTTATTGGCGATGCTGACCAATTGCCTGCGGTTGAACTAGGAAACGTTTTAGAGCAATTAGTGGGGCATTCAGCACACGATGCACCGCACGCGAATCTAGATGAGGCTAAACTTGGTGCGGTGCCTACGCCGCTAAGGCAGCATATTGCTTCCTTATGTCCACATCTGCCTTTACTCCCGGTGGATGAAGACGCAAAAACATGGGTACACACCTTACAAGCGCCACAACGGTTTAAAGGGCAAATCGCAAAGGTTGCAACAGCCATTCAAAAAGGTGAGGCTGACGCGGCGTTAGCAAATATAACCCCTGGAGTCGATGAGTTGGCTGATTCGACAACCTATGTATCAGTATTGCAGTCGGGCGTGACAATGCGATCAGAGCAAGATATCAGTAAGGTGCAGTTGCAGCGCATGGCGAAAGAAAGTTATGCCACCGTGTTTGCCGCCACTACCGTTGACGATGCACTCAAGCGGTTAAACAAGGTGCGCTGGTTAACGCCTATACGCAATGGCAGCATGGGCGTAGAGGGGTTAAATACGCTGATATACGACGCCATTAAACATAACATTGTCCGTCGGGAAGGAAGCTTTTATCAAGGGCAACCTATTATGATCACTAAAAATAATCACCCGCAACGGTTATCTAATGGCGAAGTGGGCATTATCTGGCCAGATTCTAGCGGCAAACTCTACGCTTGGTTTGAAACGCAAGAGGGTGATTTGCGGCATATTGCCCTTTCACGGGTACCTCAATATGAAACCGTATATGCCATGACAATTCATAAGTCACAGGGTTCTGAGTTTGACAATGTTGTATTGCTTTTGCCTAAGCCTGAAAGTGCCAAATCTGCGAGTTTGTTTCACCGGGGATTAGTTTACACCGGGCTCACCCGTGCCAAAAAAGGGTGTTTAATCATTGCTGATAGCCCCACATTTAAAGACATGGTGATAAACCTAGATACCCGTTATTCAGGCCTTGCAAATGCTATCAGTGAGAAGACCATGGGCTTATCCGAGGTTTCACAATAA
- the recB gene encoding exodeoxyribonuclease V subunit beta — protein sequence MSDSKPALQLNVPAMPLHGRHLIEASAGTGKTYNITRLYLRLLLEKHLTVKEILVMTFTKAATEEIKGRISATLREAAGLWQNVKDSEHALSEADLETLDPVFSHLLRTCDVDDSLARIKAAQLELDDASVFTIHGFCQHVIGQLAFNSGFAMSLNLSKDTSDLYLQATEDWIRKISRRALVEGNNEDFLLLAKYGWHVPERLLSTFNGSIRSSLTPILLNEESIESAFISDLENNPNTEAGHFSSYLNLIESNEDLLYAQLIKTPAHKKTRPAELEALKTWLKQGDYTLAPAEALAFLDGRRYARNTSGVKEILSPIKTFTKEIETAVQEKEAALEQVPVFTLINDAIAFIKQRVAKQKKQLGVIDFDDLIAMLADEVSKPHNTLVAQLRKNFPVALIDEFQDTDAKQYAILDAVYPSANVAKDDAQDGEDNKTALLMIGDPKQAIYRFRGGDIFTYLKAGRQADYRWVMNTNWRSVSGMVKAYNRLFYGAPVASNAPADVFGFDIRYTPVLHTKHASAAKQPLEDPNNERSAMNYVSMGLEEKQDANTMRRNMAQWIAQEIYRLLNEASFVKRSHDGGEVSPEREPVRPADIAILVKDRTEANVIKQVLQQKGLASVYLSDRSNLFLTPQAKDVFRLLNGIWHASDNSKVASSLASPLWGYSPDTLISLLYHEDDEQWDEAYERVLRLRDVWLQKGCMSVLLHLLQTRYQPVGVDVERALTNYQHLAEVLEKASTTQPRPEQLLDWLHKQIYQPESDEEMTLRLESDSQLIRLITQHGSKGLEYPIVFVPFASGYKDPARNGKSLSQIFTYFDEEKQDLQLQLGQTKQAIARVRAEGEAEDMRLAYVAVTRAAHRCYMGVIPLEGNQKSALARALGVSSAKEKGDEERGWHDVLAAISQEPDAYTCHIVGDEFDEVYCGFEEAHQDVQLSTNEFSGSDSENWRLFSFSALSRLAVHRSSQVSRELVNTIMVIQTQRDEEVVTLDATELDGIAPLLLTHSEPTDKLRFTLEKGASAGNLLHDLLELNDFQAPTWHEHGPELARRFGLEEKAIPRLYEWLEEVVDTPLFPDDTLTLGQLALSQTLREAEFYFPMSESKWSNLRTLLTQHRQYVAATLGTEALTAPQLMTEELAGMMHGFIDLIFEHNGQYFVADYKSTWLGNSLSDYTPNALFENNQQHLYDLQYLIYCLALHRYLQNALPDYQPSSHFGGVYYLYLRGMHPENLDGEGVFYTKIDEATLCALDAIFHGKATQDICLNADADDN from the coding sequence ATGAGTGATAGTAAACCCGCCTTACAGCTAAATGTTCCCGCTATGCCACTGCATGGTAGGCACCTAATTGAAGCCAGTGCGGGCACAGGTAAAACCTACAATATCACGCGCTTGTATCTTCGCTTATTGCTGGAAAAACACCTTACTGTTAAAGAAATTTTGGTCATGACGTTTACCAAAGCCGCTACCGAAGAAATTAAGGGGCGTATATCCGCCACCTTGCGCGAGGCTGCTGGGCTATGGCAAAACGTTAAAGACAGTGAACATGCACTTTCTGAAGCAGATTTAGAGACCCTAGACCCCGTGTTTTCGCATTTGTTACGTACTTGCGATGTGGATGATAGTTTAGCGCGTATAAAGGCGGCTCAACTTGAATTAGATGATGCGTCTGTGTTTACCATTCATGGTTTCTGTCAGCATGTTATAGGGCAGCTGGCTTTTAACAGCGGCTTTGCGATGTCGTTAAATCTCAGCAAAGACACCAGCGATCTATACCTGCAAGCCACAGAAGATTGGATCCGTAAAATTAGCCGTCGTGCATTAGTTGAGGGTAACAATGAAGATTTCTTATTGTTAGCTAAATACGGGTGGCACGTACCAGAGCGCTTGTTAAGTACCTTTAATGGGAGTATCAGAAGTAGTTTAACGCCCATTCTTCTGAACGAAGAAAGCATTGAGTCAGCGTTTATCTCTGATCTTGAAAATAACCCCAACACTGAAGCTGGGCACTTTTCTTCATACCTGAACCTTATTGAAAGTAATGAAGACTTGCTCTACGCGCAACTTATAAAAACGCCCGCACACAAAAAGACCCGGCCAGCAGAGTTAGAGGCATTAAAGACTTGGCTAAAACAAGGGGATTATACATTAGCGCCTGCAGAGGCACTGGCGTTTTTAGATGGTCGACGATACGCCCGCAACACGTCCGGCGTTAAAGAAATACTGAGCCCGATAAAAACCTTCACCAAAGAAATAGAGACGGCGGTACAAGAGAAGGAGGCTGCGTTAGAGCAAGTGCCCGTTTTCACACTCATTAATGACGCAATTGCGTTTATTAAACAGCGGGTGGCGAAACAGAAAAAACAACTTGGCGTCATAGATTTTGATGATCTCATTGCTATGCTAGCCGATGAAGTGAGTAAGCCGCACAATACACTAGTTGCTCAACTACGTAAGAACTTTCCCGTGGCACTCATCGATGAATTCCAAGATACCGATGCTAAGCAATATGCAATATTGGACGCGGTGTACCCCAGCGCCAACGTAGCAAAAGACGACGCGCAGGATGGGGAAGATAATAAAACAGCACTGTTGATGATAGGTGACCCTAAACAGGCGATTTACCGTTTTCGTGGTGGCGATATCTTTACGTATTTAAAAGCAGGCCGTCAAGCGGATTACCGTTGGGTGATGAATACCAATTGGCGCTCAGTCTCTGGCATGGTGAAAGCCTATAATAGGCTGTTTTATGGCGCACCTGTGGCAAGTAACGCACCTGCTGATGTATTTGGTTTTGATATCCGTTATACCCCTGTGTTGCATACTAAACATGCCAGTGCAGCTAAACAGCCGCTAGAAGATCCAAATAACGAACGTAGTGCCATGAATTATGTGAGCATGGGCTTAGAAGAAAAGCAGGATGCGAATACAATGCGGCGTAATATGGCGCAATGGATAGCCCAGGAAATTTACCGTCTTTTAAATGAAGCAAGTTTTGTTAAGCGCAGCCATGATGGGGGCGAGGTTAGCCCTGAACGTGAACCGGTGAGACCCGCTGACATCGCCATATTGGTAAAAGACAGAACAGAAGCGAATGTCATTAAACAGGTGCTACAACAAAAAGGATTAGCGAGCGTATATTTAAGTGACAGAAGCAATTTGTTTCTAACGCCTCAAGCGAAGGATGTTTTTCGCTTGCTCAACGGTATTTGGCATGCAAGTGACAACAGTAAAGTTGCCTCAAGCTTAGCGTCACCGCTTTGGGGGTATAGCCCCGACACGTTAATTAGTTTGCTTTACCATGAAGATGATGAGCAATGGGATGAGGCCTACGAACGGGTGTTACGGTTACGAGATGTTTGGCTGCAAAAAGGCTGTATGAGCGTACTGCTCCATTTACTGCAAACCCGCTATCAACCTGTTGGCGTGGATGTAGAACGAGCGTTAACCAACTATCAACACCTTGCCGAGGTGTTAGAAAAAGCCAGTACCACGCAGCCTAGGCCTGAACAACTCCTTGATTGGTTACACAAGCAAATCTATCAACCGGAATCAGATGAAGAAATGACCCTTCGTCTTGAAAGTGATAGTCAGCTAATTCGGCTTATTACTCAGCATGGGTCAAAAGGGTTGGAATATCCCATTGTTTTTGTACCTTTCGCCAGCGGCTATAAGGACCCAGCGAGAAACGGAAAGTCGTTATCGCAAATTTTCACCTACTTTGATGAAGAAAAACAAGATTTACAGTTACAGCTGGGGCAGACAAAGCAAGCCATAGCGAGGGTTCGCGCAGAGGGCGAAGCTGAAGACATGCGTTTGGCTTACGTTGCAGTCACCCGCGCAGCACATCGCTGTTACATGGGGGTGATACCCCTAGAGGGAAATCAAAAGAGTGCGCTGGCCCGTGCACTAGGGGTAAGCTCAGCCAAAGAAAAGGGAGACGAAGAAAGGGGGTGGCATGATGTATTAGCTGCCATCAGCCAAGAGCCAGACGCATACACGTGTCATATCGTTGGTGATGAATTTGACGAAGTGTACTGCGGTTTTGAAGAGGCGCATCAGGATGTTCAGCTTAGTACTAACGAATTTTCCGGTAGTGACAGTGAAAATTGGCGTCTTTTTTCTTTTTCCGCCCTCAGTCGACTCGCCGTTCATCGCAGTAGCCAAGTGTCACGTGAGTTGGTTAATACGATTATGGTTATTCAAACTCAGCGTGATGAAGAAGTTGTAACATTGGACGCTACCGAATTGGATGGCATAGCACCGCTTTTACTTACTCATAGTGAGCCTACGGACAAACTACGCTTCACCTTAGAAAAAGGAGCCAGTGCGGGTAATTTGTTACATGATTTACTTGAGTTAAATGATTTTCAAGCGCCCACTTGGCACGAGCATGGCCCCGAATTGGCGAGGCGCTTTGGGTTGGAGGAAAAGGCAATTCCACGGCTGTACGAGTGGTTGGAAGAAGTGGTAGATACACCACTTTTTCCGGACGACACCCTAACCCTAGGTCAACTGGCTCTTTCACAAACGCTGAGAGAGGCTGAATTTTATTTCCCGATGAGCGAAAGCAAATGGTCTAATCTACGTACACTGTTAACTCAACACCGACAGTATGTTGCCGCCACGTTAGGCACTGAAGCTTTAACTGCTCCGCAACTCATGACCGAGGAATTAGCCGGTATGATGCACGGATTTATAGATTTAATTTTCGAGCACAATGGTCAATATTTTGTGGCAGATTATAAATCGACATGGCTTGGAAATTCCTTGTCAGACTACACACCAAACGCCCTGTTTGAAAACAATCAGCAGCATCTTTATGACCTACAGTACCTGATTTACTGCTTGGCGCTGCATCGATATTTGCAAAATGCGCTCCCCGATTATCAACCCTCATCGCATTTTGGGGGCGTTTATTATTTGTATCTGAGAGGGATGCATCCAGAAAACCTAGACGGGGAAGGGGTATTTTACACGAAGATTGACGAAGCAACATTGTGTGCATTAGATGCCATTTTCCACGGTAAAGCCACCCAAGATATCTGCCTAAATGCAGACGCTGATGATAATTAG